One genomic region from Homalodisca vitripennis isolate AUS2020 chromosome 6, UT_GWSS_2.1, whole genome shotgun sequence encodes:
- the LOC124364613 gene encoding uncharacterized protein LOC124364613 translates to MAGCRKFSSFDQLKTFINNKENTDHIQLRISDSRTIACARKRGIIRFISEQLKYYEITYRCIHSGQRISKSTGQRPGQSTFRTGCPFYLRLSVSTDGHHLVVQKFLDQHNHEHTKETFSLLPRQRRLDEPAKEITKQMLKMKANKKLVQTELLKNSKVTLKDLHNLASHGRSADSLEEAITYLKNKDNGVVELITTEDNVFQGLFYQDEEMRHTYKSFPEMIFVDSIYKVTTRGMGLYIFAVENSNGETEIVAFCLCASEEKPVIKAMVQIFKKYNPSWFSTKTIMTDKDLVERNVFKEEFTSSNLLICLFHVLRTFRREITTEKLGITSGKKSELLELVQSLPYARNEEEYWSTYEKIKNLDCSSLEQYLENNWHNIRSEWVVGLQNAVSFQNRTNNRLESINSKVVQVVERHSKLPDLFKNLDNLLLSLRTERDSRIIKNHLKIKLNVATPFEGQSQYLKILTPYAYGILAEKFKLIDKVKIVGEEGSGMKINSSSGVLIATSLSCTCPFFVSMQLPCHHIFKVRQLKNESLFSSTLFASRWTKAYYMKNSKVLTQTEVTNQNVSLDVSTISRNRIFSQNEKFRMMAARVQKLASVGSECSSRVFLQRLNTIEQIVSYWERNIEVGVQGITNIQQCSEDIKQSETCRQSVEDVATPQISHSCYEAVQQSSSTLFQINQDGLVDQVDHCEVVEQLDNSDVAVEQPNIKESAGNTSFLEIPILPIVKKRGRPKGNTKTVIGLPIKKMKVGGIPFEKKHPNHKDKQMLLWFVSTEDVKKAVAGTILSESSVEQNPNKVSSACLDKCADVNRLRRYFTADGWGSVQHVMSVKRKSPIWLCPNCEVDIKDSGSVCCSGCLEWYHLECINPKTILQQNFWFCQKC, encoded by the exons atggcgggttgtagaaagtttagttcttttgaccagttgaaaacttttatcaataataaagaaaatacggaccatattcaattaagaataagtgattcgAGAACAATTGCGTGTGCTCGTAAACGTGgtattataagatttattagtgaacaattaaaatattatgaaattacgTACAGATGTATCCATAGTGGACAAAGAATAAGCAAATCAACTGGTCAGCGCCCTGGTCAAAG CACTTTTAGGACAGGATGTCCTTTTTACCTGCGACTCAGTGTATCTACCGATGGTCATCATCTTGTAGTACAAAAGTTTCTGGATCAGCACAACCATGAACACACAAAG gaaacgTTCTCCTTATTGCCACGCCAAAGACGTTTGGATGAACCAGCTAAAGAGATAACAAAgcaaatgttaaaaatgaaagcaaataaaaaattagtacaaacagaactgttaaaaaattcaaaagtcaCATTAAAAGATTTACATAATCTGGCTTCTCACGGTAGGAGTGCAGATTCTTTGGAAGAAGCCATAACTTATTTAAAGAACAAAGATAATGGAGTGGTTGAATTAATCACAACAGAGGATAATGTTTTTCAAGGTCTCTTCTACCAAGACGAAGAAATGAGGCACACTTATAAGTCTTTTCCGGAAATGATTTTTGTTGACTCTATATATAAAGTAACGACAAGAGGAATGGGGCTATATATATTTGCAGTGGAAAATAGTAATGGTGAAACTGAAATTGTTGCCTTCTGTCTTTGTGCAAGTGAGGAAAAGCCTGTAATAAAGGCAATGgtacaaatttttaagaaatacaacCCATCCTGGTTCTCTACAAAAACTATCATGACTGACAAAGATTTGGttgaaagaaatgtttttaaagaagaaTTTACTTCCAGCAATTTGTTGATTTGCTTATTCCATGTATTAAGAACATTTAGACGTGaaataacaactgaaaaattggGAATAACGAGTGGCAAAAAAAGTGAATTATTAGAGTTGGTTCAGAGTTTACCTTATGCCAGAAATGAAGAAGAATATTGGTCTACAtatgaaaagattaaaaatttggaTTGTAGCTCATTAgaacaatatttagaaaataactgGCATAATATAAGGTCAGAGTGGGTTGTAGGACTGCAGAATGCTGTGTCTTTTCAAAATAGAACAAACAACCGACTTGAATCAATCAATTCAAAAGTGGTTCAAGTTGTTGAAAGACATTCCAAGTTGCCtgatttattcaaaaatttggaCAATCTTCTGTTATCACTAAGAACAGAGCGAGattcaagaataataaaaaatcatctgAAGATAAAGTTAAATGTTGCAACTCCTTTTGAAGGTCAATcacaatatcttaaaattttgacACCATATGCCTACGGAATTCTTGCTGAAAAATTCAAACTTatagataaagtaaaaatagtgGGTGAGGAAGGCAGTGGAATGAAAATCAATTCCAGCAGTGGTGTATTGATTGCAACATCTTTAAGTTGCACATGTCCTTTCTTTGTTAGTATGCAGTTACCTTGCCATCACATATTTAAAGTTCGTCAGCTTAAAAATGAGAGCTTGTTTTCGAGTACTCTATTTGCATCACGGTGGACAAAAGCATACTACATGAAAAACAGCAAAGTATTAACTCAAACGGAAGTTACGAACCAAAATGTATCGTTGGACGTTTCAACCATTTCTAGGAATagaatattttcacaaaatgaaaaatttagaaTGATGGCAGCAAGGGTGCAGAAATTAGCAAGTGTAGGGTCAGAATGCTCCTCCAGAGTATTTCTGCAGAGACTAAACACTATTGAGCAAATAGTGAGCTATTGGGAGAGGAACATTGAAGTTGGTGTTCAAGGAATCACAAATATTCAACAGTGTTCAGAAGATATTAAACAATCTGAAACATGTCGACAATCTGTTGAAGATGTTGCAACTCCACAAATTTCTCATTCTTGTTATGAAGCTGTTCAACAGTCCTCATCTACTCTTTTCCAGATAAACCAGGATGGACTTGTAGACCAGGTGGATCACTGTGAAGTTGTAGAGCAGCTTGACAACAGTGATGTTGCAGTAGAACAGCCAAACATCAAAGAATCTGCAGGTAATACTTCATTTCTGGAAATACCTATATTACCAATTGTGAAGAAGAGAGGAAGACCAAAAGGTAACACAAAAACTGTAATTGGACTGCCTATCAAGAAGATGAAGGTTGGAGGTAttccttttgaaaaaaaacatcCTAACCATAAGGATAAACAAATGCTTCTGTGGTTTGTGTCGACAGAAGATGTGAAAAAAGCTGTGGCGGGAACAATACTTTCTGAGTCTTCTGTTGAACAGAATCCTAATAAAGTGTCCTCAGCTTGCCTTGATAAATGTGCCGATGTCAATAGACTTAGAAGATATTTCACAGCTGATGGGTGGGGTTCGGTTCAGCATGTAATGAGCGTGAAAAGAAAAAGCCCTATTTGGCTGTGTCCAAATTGTGAAGTAGACATTAAGGACTCGGGTAGTGTTTGTTGTAGTGGGTGCTTAGAATGGTATCATCTTGAGTGTATCAATCCTAAAACAATCCTGCAACAAAATTTCTGGTTTTGTCAAAAatgttga